The proteins below come from a single Chryseobacterium sp. MA9 genomic window:
- a CDS encoding DHA2 family efflux MFS transporter permease subunit yields MQDSLVEYGARRVIITITAILCALLEIVDSTIVNVALNEMKGNLGSTLSEVGWVITAYAIGNVIIVPMTSWLSQQFGRRNYFAVSIIIFTIFSFLCGNATNIWELVFFRLMQGIGGGALLVTSQTIITESYPIEKRSMAQAIYGLGVIIGPTLGPPLGGYIVDNFSWPYIFYINIPIGIAATLMTLQFVRSPKYAEKRKVSDVDWIGIGLLAVTVGSLQFILERGHEEDWFESGMIVAFTVAAVLGFILFLWRELTFKYPIVELRVLKNSNLRIGTMMSFVLGFGLYGSTFIVPLYTQSILGWTALQSGALMIPAALTTAFMMPIIGRLLAKGAKQQILVSLGLFIFFVYSFWGYKILTPDTSKDAFFWMLIVRGAGLGLLFIPITSLSLSTLKGQEIGQGAAFTGMMRQLGGSFGIAAITTFIANAGQKYRNNLISHLDENSFDVQQRLAALKANFIAKGMTPDAAMNAAYKMLDLSVTKQATVLSYMDVFLYLGIIFLICIPFILLVKERKSKEKIDLSEAMH; encoded by the coding sequence ATGCAAGATTCATTAGTAGAATATGGAGCCCGGAGAGTAATCATTACGATTACGGCTATCCTTTGTGCCCTTCTTGAAATTGTAGATTCCACGATTGTCAATGTTGCCTTGAATGAAATGAAGGGGAATCTTGGATCTACACTTTCCGAAGTGGGATGGGTAATTACAGCTTATGCCATTGGTAACGTAATTATAGTACCAATGACGAGCTGGCTTTCCCAGCAGTTTGGGCGTAGAAATTACTTTGCGGTATCCATCATTATATTTACCATATTTTCATTTTTATGTGGAAATGCGACCAATATCTGGGAACTCGTGTTCTTCAGATTGATGCAGGGAATCGGTGGGGGAGCCTTATTGGTAACTTCACAGACGATCATTACGGAATCTTATCCGATTGAAAAAAGAAGTATGGCTCAGGCTATTTATGGTCTGGGAGTAATCATCGGCCCTACATTAGGTCCGCCTCTTGGAGGATATATCGTTGATAACTTCAGCTGGCCGTATATTTTCTATATTAATATTCCAATTGGAATTGCTGCAACGCTGATGACACTTCAGTTTGTAAGAAGTCCGAAATATGCTGAGAAACGTAAGGTTTCGGATGTTGACTGGATTGGAATTGGTTTACTGGCAGTTACCGTGGGATCATTACAGTTCATCCTGGAAAGAGGACATGAAGAAGACTGGTTTGAAAGCGGAATGATCGTAGCCTTCACAGTAGCGGCAGTTTTAGGGTTTATACTATTCCTTTGGAGGGAACTTACCTTTAAATATCCAATTGTTGAGCTTAGGGTTCTTAAAAATAGTAATTTAAGAATCGGGACAATGATGTCATTTGTGCTTGGATTTGGGCTTTATGGCTCTACGTTCATCGTTCCTTTGTATACCCAGAGTATTTTGGGATGGACGGCACTTCAGTCAGGAGCATTGATGATTCCTGCTGCATTGACAACGGCCTTCATGATGCCTATTATTGGTAGATTACTGGCAAAAGGTGCGAAACAGCAGATCCTGGTTTCTTTAGGGTTGTTCATCTTCTTTGTCTATAGTTTCTGGGGATATAAAATTCTGACACCGGATACCAGTAAAGATGCATTTTTCTGGATGCTGATTGTAAGAGGAGCAGGTTTAGGGCTACTGTTTATTCCAATCACCTCTTTGTCTTTAAGTACACTGAAAGGGCAGGAGATTGGTCAGGGAGCAGCCTTTACCGGGATGATGAGACAGCTTGGGGGATCTTTCGGGATTGCAGCGATTACAACTTTTATTGCTAATGCCGGTCAGAAATACAGGAATAATCTGATTTCTCATCTTGACGAAAACAGTTTTGATGTACAGCAAAGACTGGCTGCCCTTAAAGCAAATTTTATTGCCAAAGGAATGACACCTGATGCAGCAATGAATGCAGCTTATAAAATGCTTGATTTGTCAGTAACCAAGCAGGCCACTGTACTCTCTTATATGGATGTATTTCTTTATCTCGGAATCATATTCCTGATATGTATTCCGTTTATCTTACTCGTAAAAGAAAGAAAGAGCAAAGAAAAAATAGATTTGAGTGAAGCCATGCACTAA
- a CDS encoding HlyD family secretion protein, producing MENNNTQAAEPKKKKSLVFPIILAAVVIGGGIYGYRAFTYGQYHEETDDAQIASNMAPVISKISGYVAQVKVKDNQFVKKGDTLVILDNRDQKMALDQAQAALSTAKSNISNAEATTTATSKNIGSSEAAVVTANAQIEAAKVNVWKTSQDLKRYANLVKDHSITEQQYEQALAAKQSADRQLQVLVDQRNQIAQQTHIASSQTAASSQQISVAGSVAKQREVDVENAKLNLSYTVILAPEDGYVGKVPTQAGQYLQAGAQLFALVKNDQKWVVANYKETQVDKMVEGQKVKIEIDAFPDQEFEGVVSSFSPATGATFSILPPDNASGNFVKVVQRLPVKIDFVNLDKNIAKRLRTGMNVKAEVALK from the coding sequence ATGGAAAATAATAATACACAGGCAGCTGAACCTAAAAAGAAAAAAAGCTTAGTTTTTCCTATCATTTTAGCGGCAGTCGTAATCGGAGGAGGAATCTATGGTTACAGAGCCTTTACTTACGGACAGTATCATGAAGAGACTGACGATGCTCAGATCGCTTCCAATATGGCACCAGTAATTTCTAAAATCTCAGGATATGTAGCTCAGGTAAAAGTAAAAGACAACCAGTTTGTAAAGAAAGGAGATACTTTGGTGATTTTGGATAACAGAGATCAGAAAATGGCCCTTGATCAAGCTCAGGCAGCATTATCTACCGCTAAAAGTAATATTTCAAACGCTGAAGCTACTACTACAGCGACTTCTAAAAACATCGGTTCTTCAGAAGCGGCAGTAGTAACTGCCAATGCTCAGATAGAAGCGGCAAAAGTAAACGTTTGGAAAACTTCTCAGGATTTGAAGAGATATGCTAATCTTGTAAAAGATCATTCTATTACAGAACAACAGTATGAGCAGGCTTTAGCTGCAAAACAATCTGCAGACAGACAATTACAGGTTTTAGTTGACCAGAGAAATCAAATTGCTCAGCAGACTCATATTGCTTCTTCTCAGACAGCAGCAAGCTCACAACAAATCAGTGTTGCAGGATCTGTTGCTAAACAAAGAGAAGTAGATGTAGAAAATGCAAAATTGAATTTATCCTATACTGTAATTCTTGCACCCGAAGACGGATATGTAGGAAAAGTACCTACACAGGCAGGCCAGTATCTGCAGGCGGGGGCTCAGTTGTTTGCTTTGGTTAAAAACGACCAGAAATGGGTAGTGGCCAACTATAAGGAAACACAGGTAGACAAAATGGTAGAAGGACAGAAAGTGAAAATTGAGATTGATGCTTTCCCTGACCAGGAATTTGAAGGAGTGGTAAGCTCATTCTCTCCGGCTACAGGAGCTACTTTCTCCATTCTTCCTCCGGATAATGCAAGTGGTAACTTCGTAAAAGTAGTTCAGAGACTTCCTGTAAAAATCGATTTTGTAAATCTTGATAAGAATATTGCCAAAAGATTGAGAACAGGAATGAACGTGAAGGCAGAAGTTGCTTTGAAATAA
- a CDS encoding TolC family protein gives MKRINNSVIALSLFVGIANANAQEKKTLSLDEAVQLGIQNSKNLKIDAAKIEEATADLLEAKNRQLPELKVSGSYMYLPIKPNVDIKLPGVSGAGGPEVHQVLYGSANLSVPIYSGGRIKYGIQSAKYLVEASKLSTENDKIAIAYNVAQAYNNLFKANQSIKVFEENLAASQKRDETFLKMENNGLIARNDRLKANLQTSNIELQLLEAKNNYNIANINMDLLLGIPETTELEVDENYIEEGSDVKPVDFYVTEARENRKDLQALAQQRKAAELGSKAAKAENLPSIAFTGGYVAADIPKFLTIYNAVNVGIGISYNLSNLWKENSSLRQSKAREKQLAATDELLNDNIKLDVNREYQNTDYSKKRIAVFEKSAEQANENYRITKNKYDNGLATMTELLDADAAQIAANVGVINAKADAALAYRKLLQTTGTLTIK, from the coding sequence ATGAAGAGAATAAATAACTCAGTGATTGCATTATCACTATTCGTAGGAATAGCAAATGCAAATGCTCAGGAGAAAAAAACACTTTCTCTTGACGAAGCTGTACAGTTGGGAATCCAGAACAGCAAGAATCTCAAGATCGATGCAGCCAAGATCGAAGAGGCTACAGCTGATCTTTTGGAAGCTAAAAACAGACAGCTACCAGAATTGAAAGTATCAGGAAGCTATATGTACCTTCCGATAAAGCCCAATGTAGATATCAAACTTCCAGGTGTTTCAGGAGCAGGAGGTCCCGAAGTACATCAGGTGCTTTACGGTTCAGCTAATCTTAGTGTTCCGATCTACAGCGGCGGCCGAATTAAATATGGTATTCAGTCGGCTAAATATTTGGTAGAAGCTTCTAAATTAAGTACTGAGAATGATAAAATTGCCATTGCTTATAACGTGGCTCAGGCTTATAATAATTTGTTTAAAGCTAACCAGTCAATCAAAGTTTTTGAAGAAAACCTTGCTGCTTCTCAAAAAAGAGATGAGACTTTCCTTAAAATGGAGAACAATGGTCTGATCGCGAGAAATGACAGATTAAAAGCAAACCTTCAGACTTCGAATATCGAACTTCAGTTATTGGAAGCTAAGAACAACTACAATATTGCCAACATCAATATGGATTTGTTATTAGGCATTCCTGAGACTACAGAGTTAGAAGTGGATGAGAATTATATTGAAGAAGGTTCAGATGTGAAACCGGTTGATTTTTATGTCACTGAAGCCAGAGAAAACCGTAAAGATTTACAGGCTTTAGCACAACAGAGAAAAGCGGCAGAGTTGGGATCAAAAGCTGCAAAAGCGGAAAATCTTCCTTCTATTGCATTTACCGGAGGTTATGTAGCGGCAGATATTCCTAAGTTTCTTACTATATATAATGCAGTCAATGTAGGAATTGGGATTTCTTATAATTTATCCAACTTATGGAAAGAAAATTCTTCATTAAGACAGTCAAAAGCGAGAGAAAAACAGCTTGCAGCTACAGATGAATTACTGAATGACAATATTAAGCTTGATGTGAACAGAGAATATCAAAACACAGACTATTCAAAAAAGAGAATTGCTGTTTTCGAAAAATCTGCTGAGCAGGCTAATGAAAATTACAGAATTACAAAAAATAAATACGATAACGGTCTTGCAACCATGACAGAATTACTGGATGCAGACGCAGCTCAGATCGCAGCAAACGTAGGTGTGATCAATGCTAAGGCAGATGCAGCACTGGCATACAGAAAACTATTACAGACAACAGGAACTTTAACAATTAAATAA